Proteins from a genomic interval of Bacteroidia bacterium:
- a CDS encoding rubrerythrin family protein has product MSLKGTQTEKNLLKAFAGESQARNRYEFFSKVAKKEGYEQISEMFMMTSLQEKTHAKRFFNFLEGGPVEITAIYPAGIIGTTPQNLLAAANGENEEWTMLYPEFSEIASKEGFKDVATAFKLIAKIEAEHEARFRKLLANIENEKVFQKDEKVKWMCRECGYIHEGTKALENCPVCAHPKAFFELLGENF; this is encoded by the coding sequence ATGAGTCTAAAAGGAACACAAACAGAAAAAAACCTGTTAAAAGCATTCGCAGGCGAATCACAGGCAAGAAATCGTTATGAATTTTTCTCTAAAGTGGCTAAAAAAGAAGGTTACGAGCAAATTTCCGAAATGTTTATGATGACATCATTACAGGAAAAAACTCATGCAAAAAGATTTTTTAATTTTCTTGAAGGAGGTCCTGTAGAAATTACTGCAATTTATCCTGCAGGTATTATTGGAACTACTCCTCAGAATCTTTTAGCTGCAGCTAATGGCGAAAACGAGGAATGGACAATGCTTTATCCTGAATTTTCAGAGATAGCTTCAAAAGAAGGCTTTAAAGATGTTGCAACAGCTTTTAAATTAATTGCAAAAATTGAAGCAGAACATGAAGCAAGATTCAGAAAATTATTGGCAAATATTGAAAACGAAAAGGTTTTTCAGAAAGACGAAAAAGTAAAATGGATGTGCCGCGAGTGCGGATATATTCATGAAGGTACAAAAGCTTTGGAAAACTGCCCGGTATGCGCACATCCAAAAGCATTTTTTGAGTTATTGGGAGAAAATTTCTAA
- a CDS encoding tail fiber domain-containing protein: MKNILFSIFATVITLTSVAQTPQSFQYQAVIRDASGNVLQSQSVNLRLSIIPVSAVGVAEYVETHTLTTNTFGIVSLSVGNGTVVTGNFSTINWGASNHFIKVEADLGSGYIDMGTTQLLSVPYAMYSQAAGNVDTLWNKSGNNIYNANNGNVGVGLNNPSGRMVIQGSSTALATDPLFEVKNSLGQTVFVVYQDSVNVFVNDDAIQSNRGGFAVSGRNNAKAITHNYLKVTPDKTRIFLNEDINNDGFAVMGINSGGIKDYLNVSVDTTEIIDPSKARILWYPTKEAFLTGRVLIENKDSVGVNSFASGFESKAIGMQSQALGYKTVARGNYATAIGYFATAKGPNTYALGNYAFAGDSASYAIGSGAKAQGLRCFAIGSSGVDSIGAPTNPTIASGNYSYAFGMGSIASGKGAFAFGTQDTALGWYSLAMGYQTKANNWYATTMGKLTKASGESSTAIGFNSTSSGKYASAIGANSVASGYSATAIGYNAKATGSYSVAIGRNNTASGGISTVLGELNTAAGLYSTAMGYINRAGGDYSTAFSRGTNAKPYASFVIGRYNDTTCSATGMTNWIATDPLFIIGIGATASSRTNAMTVLKNGETYLPAVYNSTVGTTNRDLFIDNTGKLGYVASSKRYKKDISDMENIDWLYQLRPVNYIYKNDNFNKKQFGLIAEEVEKINPLFVSYNYDGIVETVNYSNFISPLIKALQDQKKINDVQQIQINKLLQENEKFNSQASEINNLKAEIEKIKKFQAEK, from the coding sequence TGTGTTACAATCTCAATCAGTAAATTTGAGATTAAGTATTATTCCTGTTTCTGCTGTTGGTGTTGCAGAATATGTTGAGACACATACCTTAACAACGAATACATTTGGAATAGTATCTTTATCTGTAGGAAATGGAACTGTTGTTACAGGAAATTTTTCAACAATAAACTGGGGAGCATCAAATCATTTTATTAAGGTAGAAGCAGATCTTGGCAGTGGTTATATTGATATGGGAACTACTCAACTTCTTTCTGTTCCATATGCTATGTATTCTCAAGCCGCAGGGAATGTTGATACTTTGTGGAATAAAAGTGGTAACAATATTTACAATGCAAATAATGGTAATGTAGGTGTTGGACTTAATAATCCATCTGGTAGAATGGTTATTCAGGGAAGTTCAACTGCATTGGCAACTGATCCGTTATTTGAGGTTAAAAATTCATTAGGCCAGACAGTTTTTGTAGTATATCAAGATAGCGTTAATGTGTTTGTAAACGATGATGCTATTCAATCTAACCGAGGTGGTTTTGCAGTAAGTGGACGAAATAACGCAAAAGCAATAACACATAATTATTTGAAAGTAACACCAGATAAAACAAGAATTTTTTTAAATGAAGATATTAATAATGATGGTTTTGCTGTAATGGGAATTAATTCAGGCGGAATTAAAGATTATTTAAATGTAAGCGTTGATACTACTGAAATTATTGATCCGAGTAAAGCCAGAATATTGTGGTATCCTACAAAAGAGGCTTTTTTAACAGGCAGAGTTCTTATTGAAAATAAAGATAGTGTGGGAGTAAATTCTTTTGCTTCCGGTTTTGAGTCAAAAGCAATAGGTATGCAGTCTCAGGCGTTGGGCTATAAAACTGTTGCCAGAGGGAATTATGCAACTGCAATAGGATATTTTGCAACTGCTAAAGGTCCTAACACATATGCTTTGGGTAACTATGCTTTTGCCGGCGACAGTGCTTCTTATGCTATCGGCTCGGGAGCAAAAGCCCAGGGTCTGAGATGTTTTGCAATCGGATCTTCAGGAGTTGATTCTATTGGTGCACCTACTAATCCCACAATTGCAAGCGGCAACTACTCATATGCTTTTGGTATGGGATCAATAGCCAGCGGAAAAGGAGCTTTTGCATTTGGTACTCAGGATACGGCATTGGGATGGTATTCTCTTGCCATGGGTTATCAAACTAAAGCTAATAACTGGTATGCAACAACAATGGGTAAATTAACTAAAGCAAGTGGCGAATCATCCACAGCAATCGGATTTAATTCAACTTCCAGCGGGAAATATGCCAGTGCAATTGGTGCAAATTCAGTTGCAAGTGGATATTCTGCTACAGCTATAGGATATAATGCAAAAGCTACCGGAAGCTATTCTGTTGCAATTGGTAGAAATAATACTGCCAGTGGTGGTATCTCTACTGTTTTGGGAGAATTAAATACAGCAGCAGGCTTATATTCAACTGCCATGGGTTACATAAACAGGGCTGGAGGTGATTATTCAACTGCATTTAGTAGGGGAACTAATGCAAAGCCTTATGCATCATTTGTAATAGGAAGATATAACGATACAACATGTTCTGCTACAGGTATGACAAACTGGATTGCAACCGACCCGTTATTTATTATTGGTATTGGCGCAACTGCATCCTCGAGAACCAATGCAATGACTGTTTTAAAGAATGGAGAAACTTACTTGCCAGCTGTTTATAATTCAACTGTAGGAACTACAAATCGTGATTTGTTTATTGATAATACTGGAAAATTAGGATATGTAGCTTCTTCAAAACGCTATAAGAAAGATATCTCCGATATGGAAAATATAGATTGGTTATATCAACTTCGTCCTGTTAATTACATTTATAAGAATGATAACTTTAATAAAAAACAATTTGGATTAATTGCTGAAGAAGTAGAAAAAATTAACCCTTTATTTGTCAGTTATAATTATGATGGCATAGTTGAAACAGTGAATTACAGTAATTTTATTTCTCCATTGATAAAAGCATTGCAGGATCAGAAAAAAATTAATGATGTGCAGCAAATTCAAATAAATAAACTGCTTCAGGAAAACGAAAAGTTTAATTCGCAAGCTTCAGAAATTAATAACCTAAAAGCAGAAATAGAAAAGATTAAAAAATTTCAGGCTGAAAAATAA
- a CDS encoding TonB family protein — MRQFKFVICYLLLFFNYSLIYCQVNTLTPKEKDGKWGYVNNKGKVVIKFQYYQAELFSEGIALVRESSGFIPFYTFIDVKGKKVFLEEYFNAGSFSDGLAFVRKFEKFGTGYYGYINTKGELVIPYKYKIVEKFSNGFAVVGKDNPNEDTYGDGSSIFGVINTNDSLLSKRWFSNVTRFSKDTFIVTIKDKKYTLFSNGELVFKENIVFNKNDTTSDNINFYVVETKPEFPGGEYEMMKWVAQTVIYPEIAKEKGIQGKVFVQFIIGKDGNISEVELLKGANPILDEEAIRVISAMPAWKPGKHKGHLVNVLFQIPLNFKLN; from the coding sequence ATGAGACAATTTAAATTTGTTATTTGTTATTTACTTCTGTTTTTTAATTATAGTTTAATTTATTGCCAGGTAAATACTTTAACTCCAAAAGAAAAAGATGGTAAATGGGGTTATGTAAATAATAAAGGAAAAGTAGTAATAAAATTTCAATATTATCAGGCTGAGCTTTTTAGTGAAGGAATCGCATTAGTTAGGGAATCTAGTGGTTTTATACCTTTTTATACTTTTATTGATGTAAAAGGGAAAAAAGTTTTTCTTGAAGAATATTTCAATGCTGGTTCTTTTTCAGATGGTTTAGCCTTTGTTCGTAAGTTCGAAAAATTTGGAACAGGATATTATGGATATATTAATACAAAAGGAGAATTAGTAATTCCATATAAATATAAAATTGTAGAAAAATTTTCAAATGGTTTTGCAGTAGTAGGAAAGGATAATCCTAATGAAGATACTTATGGTGATGGTAGTAGCATTTTTGGTGTAATAAATACGAATGATAGCTTATTGTCAAAAAGATGGTTCTCAAATGTTACAAGGTTTTCAAAAGATACATTTATTGTAACTATAAAAGATAAAAAATACACTTTGTTTTCAAATGGTGAGTTAGTATTCAAAGAAAATATTGTGTTTAATAAAAATGATACTACAAGTGATAATATCAATTTTTACGTTGTTGAAACTAAACCTGAATTTCCTGGTGGTGAATATGAAATGATGAAATGGGTTGCCCAAACTGTAATTTATCCTGAAATTGCTAAAGAAAAAGGTATACAGGGAAAAGTTTTTGTTCAGTTTATTATTGGTAAAGATGGTAATATCTCTGAAGTTGAACTTTTAAAAGGCGCCAATCCAATTTTGGATGAAGAAGCTATAAGAGTAATTTCAGCTATGCCTGCATGGAAACCAGGAAAACATAAAGGGCATTTAGTTAATGTGTTATTTCAAATACCATTAAATTTTAAGTTGAATTGA
- the hydG gene encoding [FeFe] hydrogenase H-cluster radical SAM maturase HydG — protein sequence MKFNPEKCVIPDKRMQPFISESEIWNCINNTVSTKERVREVIAKSLSKLRLTLEETAVLINATDPELIEEIKQGARTLKERVYGNRIVLFAPLYIGNKCSNNCQYCGFRSTNTEAIRKTLNDEEIVKEVVALEENGQKRLILVYGEHKEYSPERIAHDVELVYNVKKDFGEIRRVNINAAPLDIQGFRTIGKAGIGTYQIFQETYNPEAYKQYHLGGKKADYDYRLTGLDRAQEAGIDDVGIGVLFGLYDWRFEVLSLVRHTNHLEACYNVGPHTISFPRIQDASSLNVDPKYMVSNSEFTRLVAILRLAVPYTGLILTARENAEIRNEVISFGVSQIDGGTKIELGGYYKFKNQEQDLNREQFKINDDRSLNEIIRDLLHTGYLPSFCTACYRQGRTGEHFMEFSVPGFIKRFCTPNAILTLAEYLMDYATPDVKIEGWKAIDKELAGLENNANTEELKKRIELIKQGKHDLYF from the coding sequence ATGAAATTTAATCCAGAAAAATGTGTTATTCCCGATAAAAGGATGCAGCCATTTATAAGTGAGAGTGAGATTTGGAACTGTATTAATAATACTGTTTCAACAAAAGAAAGAGTTCGCGAAGTAATTGCAAAATCATTAAGTAAACTTAGATTGACGCTCGAAGAAACTGCAGTGCTTATTAATGCTACAGATCCTGAGTTGATTGAAGAAATAAAACAAGGTGCAAGAACTCTTAAAGAAAGAGTTTACGGAAACAGAATAGTTTTATTTGCCCCATTGTACATTGGCAATAAATGCTCTAATAATTGCCAGTATTGTGGATTTCGTTCAACAAATACTGAAGCGATAAGAAAAACACTTAACGACGAAGAAATCGTAAAAGAAGTTGTTGCATTGGAAGAAAATGGACAAAAAAGATTGATTCTTGTTTACGGTGAACATAAAGAATATTCTCCTGAACGTATTGCTCACGATGTTGAATTAGTGTATAATGTTAAAAAAGATTTCGGAGAAATCAGAAGAGTTAATATTAATGCAGCACCATTAGATATTCAGGGATTCAGAACAATTGGTAAAGCAGGTATTGGAACTTATCAGATTTTTCAGGAAACATATAATCCCGAAGCATATAAACAATATCACCTTGGTGGTAAAAAAGCAGATTATGATTACCGTCTGACTGGGTTGGATCGTGCACAGGAAGCCGGAATTGACGATGTTGGTATTGGTGTTTTATTTGGATTATACGACTGGCGGTTTGAAGTGCTTTCATTGGTAAGACATACAAATCATCTTGAAGCATGTTACAATGTTGGTCCGCATACAATATCTTTCCCAAGAATTCAGGATGCCTCTTCACTAAATGTTGATCCTAAATATATGGTAAGCAATAGTGAATTTACCAGATTGGTTGCAATTTTAAGATTAGCTGTTCCGTATACTGGTTTAATTTTAACTGCCCGCGAAAATGCCGAGATTCGTAATGAGGTTATTAGTTTTGGAGTTTCGCAGATCGACGGTGGAACCAAAATTGAGCTTGGCGGATATTACAAATTTAAGAATCAGGAGCAGGATTTAAACCGTGAGCAATTTAAGATTAATGATGACAGATCATTGAATGAAATTATTCGTGATTTGTTACATACAGGTTATTTGCCTTCATTCTGTACAGCTTGTTACAGACAGGGTAGAACAGGAGAACATTTTATGGAATTTTCTGTTCCCGGCTTTATAAAACGTTTTTGTACTCCGAATGCAATTTTAACTTTGGCTGAGTATTTAATGGATTATGCTACTCCTGATGTTAAGATTGAGGGTTGGAAAGCAATTGATAAAGAATTAGCCGGTTTGGAGAATAATGCAAATACCGAAGAACTAAAAAAACGAATTGAGCTTATTAAACAAGGAAAACACGATTTATATTTTTAA
- a CDS encoding 1-acyl-sn-glycerol-3-phosphate acyltransferase encodes MGWHLIGSFPPDAKKLLVIAAPHTSIMDFIMGWLGLHSFGISAKFVIKKEFFFFPVGPIIRALGAIPVKRGDRHNDMVAQMVAEYKKRDSFFLVITPEGTRKKVKRWKKGFYQIATEAKVPVVVSTVDYGKKQLGPLWIFEPTGDFDADMLKIKACYVGVKAKHPEGFTTES; translated from the coding sequence ATGGGATGGCATTTAATTGGTTCATTTCCTCCCGATGCCAAAAAGCTTTTGGTTATTGCAGCACCACATACCAGCATTATGGATTTTATTATGGGTTGGCTGGGTTTACACAGCTTTGGAATTAGTGCAAAATTTGTAATTAAAAAAGAGTTTTTCTTTTTCCCGGTAGGACCGATAATTCGGGCATTAGGTGCAATACCTGTGAAAAGGGGAGACAGGCATAACGATATGGTTGCTCAAATGGTTGCTGAATATAAAAAACGTGATTCTTTTTTCCTTGTTATAACTCCTGAAGGAACACGTAAAAAAGTGAAACGGTGGAAAAAAGGTTTTTATCAGATAGCAACTGAAGCTAAAGTGCCTGTTGTTGTATCAACTGTTGATTACGGAAAAAAACAACTTGGACCACTTTGGATATTCGAGCCAACCGGCGACTTTGATGCCGATATGCTTAAAATAAAAGCTTGTTATGTTGGTGTAAAAGCTAAACATCCTGAAGGTTTTACTACAGAAAGCTAA
- a CDS encoding amidohydrolase, whose amino-acid sequence MEEIKISLIQSDLVWENPAENMKKFENNFSDLKGKTDIVLLPEMFTTGFSMNPRPIAEAMDGQTVSWIIKQSAHNNFAIGGSVIITENGKYFNRFIFAEPSGLIHYYDKHHLFTITGEHNEYTAGNTRTIVKYKGFRFFLQICYDLRFPVWMRNKNDYDVMLLVANWPERRNDAWKKLLYARAMENQCYVAAVNRVGNDGKQISHSGDSMIIDYAGREMAFAKPFAEEIITCTINLGLLNDAKEKFPAWKDADDFIIKI is encoded by the coding sequence ATGGAAGAAATTAAAATTTCGCTTATACAAAGCGATCTAGTTTGGGAAAATCCTGCCGAAAATATGAAAAAGTTTGAAAATAATTTTTCAGACTTAAAAGGAAAAACCGATATTGTTTTATTGCCAGAAATGTTTACTACAGGATTCTCCATGAATCCTCGTCCGATTGCAGAAGCAATGGATGGACAAACTGTAAGCTGGATTATCAAACAATCTGCACATAATAATTTTGCAATTGGCGGAAGTGTTATTATTACAGAAAACGGAAAATATTTTAATCGTTTTATTTTTGCCGAACCTTCAGGTTTAATTCATTATTACGATAAACATCATTTATTTACTATTACCGGTGAACATAACGAATACACAGCCGGAAATACACGCACAATTGTAAAATATAAAGGTTTTAGATTTTTTCTGCAGATTTGTTACGACTTACGTTTTCCAGTGTGGATGCGCAATAAAAATGATTATGATGTAATGTTACTTGTTGCAAACTGGCCTGAGCGCAGAAATGATGCATGGAAAAAATTACTTTATGCTCGTGCTATGGAAAATCAGTGCTATGTAGCTGCAGTAAACAGAGTCGGTAATGATGGTAAGCAAATTTCTCATAGTGGCGACAGCATGATTATAGACTATGCTGGTAGAGAAATGGCATTTGCAAAACCTTTTGCAGAAGAAATAATAACATGCACAATAAATCTTGGATTACTAAACGATGCTAAAGAAAAATTTCCTGCGTGGAAAGATGCAGATGACTTTATTATAAAAATATAA